One Aegilops tauschii subsp. strangulata cultivar AL8/78 chromosome 7, Aet v6.0, whole genome shotgun sequence genomic window carries:
- the LOC109760181 gene encoding putative 4-hydroxy-4-methyl-2-oxoglutarate aldolase 2: protein MAALPLATAEVCDANSHLITGGELRALQPVFQIYGRRQVFAGPIVTLKVFEDNVLVREFLEEKGQGRVLVVDGGGSLRCAILGGNPVQQAQNNGWAGIVVNGCIRDVDEINGCDIGVRALASHPMKANKKGMGEKHVPVTIAGTRICDGEWLYADTDGILVSRTELIV, encoded by the coding sequence ATGGCGGCCTTGCCATTGGCTACAGCTGAAGTCTGCGACGCCAACTCGCACCTcatcaccggcggcgagctccgcgcgCTGCAGCCCGTCTTCCAGATCTACGGGAGGCGGCAGGTCTTCGCGGGCCCCATCGTGACGCTCAAGGTGTTCGAGGACAACGTGCTCGTCCGCGAGTTCCTGGAGGAGAAGGGCCAGGGCAGGGTGCTGGTGGTGGACGGCGGCGGCAGCCTGCGGTGCGCCATCCTGGGCGGCAACCCCGTCCAGCAGGCGCAGAACAACGGGTGGGCGGGGATCGTGGTGAACGGGTGCATCCGGGACGTGGACGAGATCAACGGGTGCGACATTGGCGTGCGCGCCCTCGCCTCGCACCCCATGAAGGCCAACAAGAAGGGGATGGGCGAGAAGCACGTCCCGGTCACCATCGCGGGCACCAGGATCTGCGACGGCGAGTGGCTCTACGCCGACACCGACGGCATCCTCGTCTCCAGGACCGAGCTCATCGTGTAG
- the LOC109760159 gene encoding uncharacterized protein At2g02148 — MRAASVPRYSVGAGAGAGAVFLRDGDVDPEALTEEDSLVGGGDSNSVDCLHGSYSSSLSLHGVRVDEDHSALENSSRPPSHINILTPQDVVPIEVARSRFLDIIIDHFIGQNVIEVGEPSLYDSILASNRINKRKQQEVQYEGDPRFALPLMYIANLYESLVSDVNARLASLTGSREKTMGVALEAAGGLYRKLTQKFPKKGNCSFRRRELATSNATKTKFPELVVQEEKRVRFVVINGLVIIERPNNMRMQDAEWFKRLTGRNEVAISSRDYKFYSPRHKYRRTLQPVFDIPGTSVLSEDETSPLVCSSEFRPPFEMQNQHESSSKRHIEQIESQPYLHFLDQAEHDNIQQNQHSSQFPPIHPCASSSQLSDNPQQHQSYLSPHLSSMQAGHGHLGGRSNILPSSPAKFCDECGSPYLRATSKFCSECGTKRLGI; from the exons ATGCGGGCCGCCAGTGTGCCGCGCTACTCCGTCGGCGCCGGCGCCGGGGCCGGGGCGGTCTTCCTCCGCGACGGCGACGTCGACCCCGAGGCGCTCACCGAGGAGGACAGcctcgtcggcggcggcgactcCAACTCCGTG GATTGCTTGCATGGATCATACAGCAGCTCTTTAAGCCTCCACGGTGTCAGAGTTGACGAGGATCACTCGGCTCTTGAGAACAGCAGCAGGCCTCCTAGTCATATTAATATCCTAACGCCACAAG ATGTTGTACCCATCGAAGTGGCACGGTCTAGATTCCTGGACATCATCATTGACCATTTTATTGGCCAGAATGTTATCGAGGTGGGAGAACCCTCTCTCTATGACTCTATCCTGGCCAGCAATAGAATCAACAAAAGAAAGCAACAAGAGGTACAATACGAAGGCGACCCGAGGTTTGCTTTGCCCTTGATGTACATAGCCAACTTGTATGAGTCTTTGGTGAGCGACGTCAATGCACGTCTTGCTTCCTTGACTGGATCCCGTGAGAAAACTATGGGGGTAGCTCTTGAAGCTGCTGGCGGCTTGTACAGGAAGCTGACTCAAAAGTTTCCCAAGAAag GAAATTGTAGCTTCAGGAGGAGGGAGCTGGCTACTTCTAATGCAACAAAGACAAAGTTTCCTGAACTTGTAGTACAGGAAGAAAAGCGGGTCCGTTTTGTTGTAATCAATGGTTTGGTGATCATAGAGAGGCCAAATAATATGAGAATGCAGGATGCTGAATG GTTCAAAAGATTGACCGGTCGAAATGAAGTGGCCATTTCATCAAGAGATTACAAATTCTATTCACCTCGACACAAGTACAGGCGAACCCTGCAGCCAGTATTTGACATTCCGGGCACGTCC GTTTTGTCAGAGGATGAGACTTCTCCATTGGTTTGTTCTTCAGAATTTCGTCCACCATTCGAG ATGCAAAACCAACATGAGTCATCATCGAAGCGACATATTGAACAGATAGAAAGTCAACCTTACCTGCACTTTCTCGATCAAGCAGAGCATGACAACATCCAGCAAAACCAACATAGTTCTCAGTTCCCTCCTATTCATCCATGTGCATCGTCCTCACAACTCTCAGATAACCCCCAGCAGCACCAGTCCTATCTATCTCCGCATCTATCTTCCATGCAAGCTGGGCACGGCCACCTTGGAGGACGCTCGAATATTCTT CCGAGCAGCCCTGCAAAGTTCTGCGACGAGTGCGGTTCGCCGTATCTAAGGGCGACATCCAAATTCTGTTCAGAGTGTGGCACCAAGAGGCTAGGGATCTGA
- the LOC109760170 gene encoding putative 4-hydroxy-4-methyl-2-oxoglutarate aldolase 2 — protein sequence MAALPLATAEACDANSHMITSGELRALQPVFRVYGGRRLFAGPVVTVKVFEDNVLVRGILEEKGQGRVLVVDGGGSLRRALLGGNIAMLAQNNGWAGIVINGCVRDVDEINGCDIGVRALGSHPVKSDKRGMGEKHVPVTVAGARICDGEWLYADADGILVSRTELSV from the coding sequence ATGGCAGCCTTGCCACTGGCCACCGCGGAGGCCTGCGACGCCAACTCGCACATGATCACCAGCGGCGAGCTCCGCGCGCTGCAGCCCGTCTTCCGGGTCTACGGGGGCCGGCGGCTCTTCGCGGGCCCCGTCGTGACGGTGAAGGTGTTCGAGGACAACGTCCTGGTCCGTGGCATCCTGGAGGAGAAGGGCCAGGGCAGGGTCCTGGTGGTGGACGGCGGCGGGAGCCTCCGCCGCGCCCTCCTGGGGGGCAACATCGCCATGCTGGCGCAGAACAACGGGTGGGCCGGCATCGTGATCAACGGCTGCGTCCGGGACGTCGACGAGATCAACGGGTGCGACATCGGCGTGCGGGCTCTCGGCTCGCACCCGGTCAAGTCGGACAAGAGGGGGATGGGCGAGAAGCACGTCCCGGTCACCGTCGCCGGCGCCAGGATCTGTGATGGTGAGTGGCTCTACGCCGACGCCGACGGCATCCTCGTCTCCAGGACCGAGCTCAGCGTGTAG